The genomic DNA CATGGATGTAGAATCCGCCGCAAAACTGCCCGTGCGCACAGCCCTTTCGGGTCCAGCTGCAGGGGTCATCGCTGCGGGTTACATCGCTGAAGCCGCGGGTTTTGCGGATGTGATCACCGGCGATATGGGCGGAACGTCATTTGATGTTAGCCTCATCGCCAAGGGCCAGTCTATGCTCTCACCACAGACTTCAGTCGATTTTGGCATGGTAATCAGGTCACCTATGATCGAAATCACGACAATTGGTGCCGGAGGCGGCTCCATAGCTTGGGTCGACAAAGGCGGGCTGCTAAACATTGGCCCCGAAAGCGCCGGATCTACCCCTGGCCCTGTTGCGTATGGTCAGGGCAACACAAGACCCACGGTCACTGACGCTAACGTGGTTCTAGGACGCATCGACCCCGAAAACCCCATCGGGGGCAAGCTAGATCGGCTTGATGTTGAAGCTGCTAAATCCGCTATATTGGAACATGTCGGCAAACCCTTGAACCTTGATGCTTTGCAAGCAGCCGAAGCCATTTTGCGTGTTGCCAACAGCCGAATGGCTGGTGCGCTACGATTAGTCTCTATTGAACGTGGATTTGACCCAAAGCGCTTTGCGTTTATGCCGTTTGGTGGTGGAGGTGCGCTGCATTCAGGGGCGATGCTGGAAGAAGTTGGTCTCGCACGCGCTATCGTACCACGCTACCCTGGCGTGACCTCTGCCATGGGCTGCGTGATAGCAGACATGCGGCAAGATTTCGTCCAAACAATCAACGCAGCCCTAACAGGCATCGACCTCCAAACCTTAACTTCTTTCATGCAAAATCATATTGACAGTGGCTTTGCCACTTTAGATGCTGCTCGCACGCATTTTGAAGGGCGTGATACAGAGTTTACACTCGACATGTCCTATTTGGGACAAACCCATACCGTATCTGTCCCCCTGCCAGTGGTGGTGGCAGGCGGGAAGGTTGTGGCACCTACTGAAAACGAAATTACTGCTGCCTTCGATGCCGCTTATAGTTCAACTTATGGGCGTCTCTTGGAAAAAGGTACACGCCGTGTGATTAATTTAAGGTCGGCAATCATTGGGCGGCGCCCACGCTTTGATCTCGCAACCCTCGCACCCAAGGGTGGTAGTGTTGAGGCCGCGTTCAAAGGAACCCGTCAAGTTCATTTTGCAGACCGCTGGTTTGAAACAAGGCTTTATAACAGGCTCGATTTACCCGTTGGCGCCGAAATCCCAGGGCCTGCAATCCTCGAACAACCCGACACAACCGTGCTCATTGAGCCCGGTCTTATTGGAAAAGTTGACGCCTTTGGTAACACATTGATTGAGAGAGCTGCCTTATGACCCCCTCTACGACCGCCTTGCTGACAATCGACCTTCAAAACGACTTTTTGCACCCCAAAGGAGCGTATGGTCGCGCTGACCAAGGAGCGGAGAGTATCCTTTCTCTTCCGCACCGGATTGCACCCTTAAAAGCGGCTCTAATAGAGGCGGGTGGGATATTTATATCAGCTCAATTCACATTGGTGCCTGGACGCGATGGCGTACCACTCATAGCAGCGCATTTGCAAAAGCTACGCCCCTTTCTAACAAAGGGTGACTTTGCCCCCGGTAGTTTTGGGCACGCCCTTACCGACACCCTAGCGCCAGCTGATTTCACAATTGAAAAAGTAGCCTATTCCGCATTTTACCAGACTCGGCTCGAATATGTTTTACGCGCTATGAAAATTGATACGCTGATCATTGGCGGTATCGTCACCAATGGTGGCGTTGCGAGCACCGTACGCGATGCACATCTGCGCGATATTCATACCGTATTGCTCAGCGATGGCTGTGCCGCTTTTAAAGACGACATGCACGATGCAACGCTGAAATCTCTTGGATCAGTGACAGATATACTAACCTGCGCAGAAGCAATCGATACGATTGGTGGTATCGCATGACCTTACGCAATCGGTTGGTGAGACCACAAATTCTTATTGCTCCAGGTGTCTATGATGGGCTGACCGCAGCACTTGCTACTGACGCAGGGTTTGAGGCGCTGTATCTTTCAGGTGCTGCTGTTGCTTATACTCGGCTTGGTCGGCCTGATATTGGGCTGACAACAGCGTCAGAGATGACTGATACAATGGCTTTAATTGCGGATCGTACGGATCTTCCCGTGATCATGGACGCCGACACTGGCTTTGGAAATGCCTTGAACGCGCGGCGCACAATGCAAAGCTATGAACGTGCAGGCGCATCAGCCTTACAGATAGAAGACCAGGTTTACCCAAAGAAATGCGGCCACTTTTCCGACAAATCATTAATATCATCTGCAGAAATGACAGGTAAGATTTCAGCTATGGTCGACGCACGACGTCATGACACTTTGATCATTGCGCGTACAGATGCGATAGCCGTCGAAGGCTTTGATGCAGCGATTGAACGTGCTGGAGCCTATATCGATGCAGGTGCAGATATGCTGTTCATTGAGGCACCTCGCGACAGTGG from Octadecabacter antarcticus 307 includes the following:
- a CDS encoding cysteine hydrolase family protein, with product MTPSTTALLTIDLQNDFLHPKGAYGRADQGAESILSLPHRIAPLKAALIEAGGIFISAQFTLVPGRDGVPLIAAHLQKLRPFLTKGDFAPGSFGHALTDTLAPADFTIEKVAYSAFYQTRLEYVLRAMKIDTLIIGGIVTNGGVASTVRDAHLRDIHTVLLSDGCAAFKDDMHDATLKSLGSVTDILTCAEAIDTIGGIA
- a CDS encoding hydantoinase/oxoprolinase family protein gives rise to the protein MTRSNRMIGVDVGGTFTDIFVLDEATGIAEVAKVPTTRPDQSDGFLSGISARVKDLSTVSVVVHGTTAGTNALLERKGARIGVITTMGLRDVLEMRRRDRPRTWGLRGDFTPIVERSLRLEVSERTLADGTIRTPVDLESVRKAAQQLIDDGCLACAILFANSYANAKNERLAVEAVRAIWPNAHVSASSEILPEIREFERFSTTALNAYLQPEVSGYLARLETALKDGGFAGEFMLVQSNGGVMDVESAAKLPVRTALSGPAAGVIAAGYIAEAAGFADVITGDMGGTSFDVSLIAKGQSMLSPQTSVDFGMVIRSPMIEITTIGAGGGSIAWVDKGGLLNIGPESAGSTPGPVAYGQGNTRPTVTDANVVLGRIDPENPIGGKLDRLDVEAAKSAILEHVGKPLNLDALQAAEAILRVANSRMAGALRLVSIERGFDPKRFAFMPFGGGGALHSGAMLEEVGLARAIVPRYPGVTSAMGCVIADMRQDFVQTINAALTGIDLQTLTSFMQNHIDSGFATLDAARTHFEGRDTEFTLDMSYLGQTHTVSVPLPVVVAGGKVVAPTENEITAAFDAAYSSTYGRLLEKGTRRVINLRSAIIGRRPRFDLATLAPKGGSVEAAFKGTRQVHFADRWFETRLYNRLDLPVGAEIPGPAILEQPDTTVLIEPGLIGKVDAFGNTLIERAAL
- a CDS encoding isocitrate lyase/PEP mutase family protein, whose protein sequence is MTLRNRLVRPQILIAPGVYDGLTAALATDAGFEALYLSGAAVAYTRLGRPDIGLTTASEMTDTMALIADRTDLPVIMDADTGFGNALNARRTMQSYERAGASALQIEDQVYPKKCGHFSDKSLISSAEMTGKISAMVDARRHDTLIIARTDAIAVEGFDAAIERAGAYIDAGADMLFIEAPRDSGELKKIADNFKGRVPLLANMVEGGTTPISSASTLQDMGYDVVIFPGGIVRALAKTAQNYYASLKKTGSNKSFSDQMHDFDGLNTAIGTPEMIALGERFDGKS